The window CGTGGACGAACCGTGGGGCCCGCGAGTCACCGACGAAGAACGGGGCCACCACCAGCTGCAACTCGTCGGCGAGCCCGGCGGTGAGGAACTGGGTGTGCATGTGGCCGCCGCCCTCGACCATCAGCCGGCGGATCCCGCGGGCACCGAGGTCGGCGGCGACCACCCGGACGTCCACCGGGTCGCCACCGGCGATCACCGTGGCGCGGTCGCCGAGCAGTTTGCGCGCCTCGTCCACGGACGACGACGCACAGTAGACCAGTTTGTCGGCGGCGCCGGTGGTGAAGAACGACGCCTCCGGATCGAGATCGCAGCTGCCGGTGACGGTGACCTTCACCGGATCGGGAGCCTCGCCGCGGGCCACCCGGTCGGCACGGCGGGCCGCGGACCGGACCAGCAGACGCGGATTGTCCTGGCGGATCGTCCCGGCGCCGACCAGGATCGCGTCACACCCGGC of the Actinoplanes sichuanensis genome contains:
- a CDS encoding RibD family protein, translated to MAERPYTLLSCGMSIDGYLDDATDERLLLSNDADFDRVDAERAGCDAILVGAGTIRQDNPRLLVRSAARRADRVARGEAPDPVKVTVTGSCDLDPEASFFTTGAADKLVYCASSSVDEARKLLGDRATVIAGGDPVDVRVVAADLGARGIRRLMVEGGGHMHTQFLTAGLADELQLVVAPFFVGDSRAPRFVHDGAFPWGPDNRATLAEVRRIGDVVLLRYALSERFGHG